In Nitrosophilus labii, the following proteins share a genomic window:
- the dtd gene encoding D-aminoacyl-tRNA deacylase → MIALIQRVKRSSVKVDGKLISEIGQGLNILLGVFKDDSEKDIEKLVKKVVNLRIFADEEGKMNLSLKDIGAEVLVVSQFTLAGSVKKGRRPSFDSAMAPDDAEKFYEKFCDEMEKEVKVKKGIFGAMMEVEIVNDGPVTFIVDSKIL, encoded by the coding sequence ATGATTGCGTTGATCCAAAGAGTTAAACGAAGTAGTGTGAAAGTTGATGGAAAATTGATAAGTGAAATAGGGCAGGGGTTGAACATACTTCTTGGAGTTTTTAAAGATGATAGTGAGAAAGATATAGAAAAGCTTGTGAAAAAGGTTGTAAATCTAAGAATCTTTGCCGATGAAGAGGGTAAAATGAATTTGAGTTTAAAGGATATTGGTGCAGAAGTTTTAGTGGTTTCTCAGTTTACTTTAGCAGGAAGCGTAAAAAAAGGAAGAAGACCTAGTTTTGATTCTGCTATGGCTCCAGATGATGCTGAAAAATTTTATGAGAAATTTTGTGATGAGATGGAAAAAGAGGTGAAGGTAAAAAAAGGAATTTTTGGCGCTATGATGGAGGTTGAAATAGTTAATGACGGACCTGTAACTTTTATAGTCGATTCGAAAATTTTATAG
- a CDS encoding phosphoribosyltransferase: MVFRDRFEAAQLLAEKLKDYIDEKSVVVALPRGGVPLAFVISKKYQIPMNIYFVKKIPSPYNPEAAIGAISEDGDIFTDKKAKLMLNVADQYIDELAQKKKEEMRAKRRLYKKEKTDLKGKNVILVDDGIATGASMFIAAKSIKNMGADRVIIASPVAPPEVVTKLKNVADEVVLLQTPPDFMAVGQFYQDFHQLSDDEVIELLSL; this comes from the coding sequence ATGGTTTTTAGAGACAGATTTGAGGCAGCCCAACTTCTTGCCGAAAAACTAAAAGATTACATAGACGAAAAAAGCGTAGTTGTGGCTCTTCCACGAGGAGGAGTTCCATTGGCTTTTGTTATTTCCAAAAAGTATCAGATCCCTATGAATATATATTTTGTTAAAAAGATTCCTAGCCCCTACAACCCGGAAGCGGCAATAGGAGCTATTAGCGAAGATGGAGATATCTTCACAGACAAAAAAGCTAAACTTATGCTAAATGTTGCGGATCAATATATAGATGAGCTTGCACAAAAGAAAAAAGAGGAGATGAGAGCAAAAAGAAGACTCTATAAAAAAGAGAAAACAGATTTAAAAGGTAAAAATGTTATTTTGGTAGATGACGGTATAGCTACTGGAGCAAGCATGTTTATAGCGGCAAAATCGATAAAAAATATGGGAGCAGATAGAGTCATCATAGCTTCTCCAGTAGCGCCTCCAGAAGTTGTCACAAAACTGAAAAATGTTGCCGATGAGGTAGTTTTACTTCAAACTCCACCCGATTTTATGGCGGTAGGACAGTTTTATCAAGATTTTCATCAGTTGAGCGATGACGAGGTAATTGAACTTTTAAGCTTATAG